The following proteins come from a genomic window of Methanobacterium formicicum:
- a CDS encoding DUF2188 domain-containing protein — MPGKKKAIHVVADKKGGWNTKKDNAKRASKHFDTKAEAGKAAKDQGQREKTEVITHKKNGRIQRRESYGNDPYPPKDKK, encoded by the coding sequence ATGCCAGGTAAGAAGAAAGCCATACATGTTGTAGCGGATAAAAAAGGTGGGTGGAATACTAAAAAGGACAATGCTAAACGAGCTTCAAAACATTTTGACACTAAAGCTGAAGCTGGTAAAGCTGCTAAAGATCAGGGTCAGCGGGAGAAGACAGAAGTTATAACTCACAAGAAGAATGGACGTATTCAACGGCGTGAAAGTTATGGTAATGATCCATATCCACCAAAGGACAAGAAATAA